ATGATCCATCTGTGTAGTTTCTGAACAGTCAGCGATTCCAGGTTTTAAATAGTTTGTAAATTTTCAGTTTCTACACACTTTATCATCCACTcgtgattttttaattaaagcgttttaattcctttctctgtTCAGCTGTTAATGCTGAGAtccatatttagttttataagcttctcccccccccccctttttttggctcatgaatttttttttttctgtttgtcatgGAAATGTAAGAGTGGAATATTAATACATTTCAGTTTAGTTCTGTAATGTcaggaatttttcaaaaaaattaaaagatggacTGGAGCTTTTTCTTTGTGAATAGAAACTGGATGCCACAGTGATTCATGTGGGTTTTATTCCTGTTGTCTTGCTGTTCTTTTTGCACCTTTTATGCCTCAAAGGACAAGGACCCTGCTTGGGTTTTGAATATAAGCCTTTATTCCAGTTAagatgttttcttctgttttaccaATCCATCTTTTTTTTGTAGCCCTTGAACCAATTTTCCCTTGAGCCTACCTTGCAGAGTAACCAAATAACGTCCAAGCTAGCCGTGTGCCCTTTGTCCGAAAGTTTGGAGGAGGGTTACATTTACCTAGGACTTGTCTGCAAAAAATAGGAAAGCAAAGCACTTCCACTGGGTGGgaaaggggctggggaaggatgCACGAGCATACTGTGGGAGCagctgaatgtgtgtgtgttggactGGAATTCAGGTTGCTGAGCATGTCTGTCCCATACTTGGCCAAGCTAAAAACCAGTCTTTTGTTTTGAATGTTCATTTACAGTTATCTCTATAAGGATAtgtgttttaacattttctgtcttctcctaAAGTCCTAAAGATGTACCTGTTCTCGTTTATGCAGATGATTTTAGAAGGTTGACACTTTGAGTGATGTTCATTTAGTGGGAGGAAGAAAGCATAAAAGGAGGAAGAACTTGTCCAGAGTCCTCAGATCATGTCTGGAGCCCAAGGCTCCTACTTCAGCCATGTGTACTACCCCATACATTCACCAAGAAAACCCTCAACAGCTGGGCCTGCGTGGAGTGgctatattttaagatttttcacaGGGGTTACAATATGACAGTCCCCACCCCAATCAGGCACCAGGATAAAAGCAGGGACTTAAAACTTCTAATCCCCTTCCTTCAGCCTGAGCCATCACATGCTTTCACAATCTCCTAACCTCCCCCTCAGCCCTAAGCCAGGGCCTGGGCAGAGAAATGGAGGGACAAAGAAATTAGTTACATTGCCACCTGAGAAACCTCAGAGGGGAGGACCCAGCCTttgcctccctcctcccaagTGCAAAATGTGTAAACAGAGTAAACGGAAAACAAAAAAGTGCAGTCTAAGtggctccctttcctcctccccagggTTGGGGGAAAAGAGTATAGAGGAACGTAAGAGGCAAGTCTGGCTTTTCTATTGCCTTACCGCTCGCTGAACATAATGGGGTGAAGCAGGAAGGGGCCAGTCTGCCCGTACCCACAGCTCTAGGGTAGTACTTGTCCTTCATTTCCACAGCTGCCAGTAGCCCTAGAGTTTCATCAGGTGAATTGGTCAGGGGTCAGACTCCCTTGAGCCTGACTTAAGGCTGGGACAGCCCCATCTTTCTCTGTTGATTATGTGGCgcttatatattatttatataaataatttttctatgtaCAGGAATCAGAGTGGCTTtcatggagggagggaggctggaggctgcAAGGCTTCACCACTGTTGGAGTTGTCCAGTTCAGTGCTGTCACAGTCTGAGTCCTCATTAGTGGGAGGGCCCTGTGAAGAAGAGAAGTACAGTGAGGGGAGGCTCAGCAGCTCTTGGTGTTAGAGATCGATTCCTTCAGGATCCTTCACTGAGGTCTTGTAATAGCCAGCAGCTCCCTGATTTTTCACGGTCTTCAGATTTCAGTGGCTGAGGCCATGAGATGCCAAGGCACCAGGTTCCCGGTTTCAGGATTCATCCTGGCTGCGATTTACGGCTGCTGTACAAGCAGCACCATTCACCTACTAACAGTGCTATGTGCTCTATACCCTGGGCCTCTCAGATCCACCCTGTGGATATAGGCCCCTTGGTATGGGAGGAACGGGCTTGCACATTGAGTGACTTGGAGGCTAAATACTGACTGAGCTTTCTGGTGTCTTCGTCTGTCTACCTCTAAAGTCCTGAATAACTAAGCATCTGTTCTTAATGTACCTAGTTGTTTCTGAGACTcacctgctcccctctgggtaGGTCCTGGTGTGGGATGGGTCGGGAGCTGGGTTCGGGGCCAGGAACCACCTCTGATGCAGGTGGGTCCAGTGGGATTTCTGAGCCCTGGGAACACATGTCATCAGACCGCTCATCTGGCCGCTCGTCGGTGTTGGTACTGCCAACTTCAGGTGTGCCGCTGGGGGAGGGCTCACTGGCTGTGCCCTCCTCCCCATCAGATGGATTctctgagctgaaggtggacagtGACTGGCGCATGTTCATGCCTTGAGGCCACCTGTATGTTGGAGAGGCCAGGGTTACAGTTGGCACACCGCAGCCTGCTAAGCAAAACACTGTCACTACTTCCTGTACATGTCACTCACCTCTGGCTTGATGGCAGCTCTACTTCACTGtccacctctccttcctcttcctccgaTGAGATACCACGTTTCTGCAGGAGAGAAGAGGAGTGGACTATGGTCAGAAGTGGGAAGAGGTCAGTAAGGACCCAAGAGAAGAGAACATAGTCATTAGGGTTAAGTAGGGAATGGCTTAAGATGAAGACCTAATATGGGAGGTGAGTTGTGGACTTGGGCCCAGGGGAGAACGAGGAAAGGGTAGGAGCTTAGGAACCACCCCATACTTTACCTGGCTCCGGGTGACAGCAGCCCTGTACAGCAGTGCAGCTGGGGTCAGGTGCTGGGACCCAGCCCGGCTTCCTCCCCGTCCCGCCGTCCCTTCCCTTCCAGTTCCCAGCAGCCCCACAACGTCACCAGGCCCTACTGGTGGAGGTGGCTCCCCTTTGGCTCCCCCAGGTGAATCTGGGCTGGTGGAGCCTGGTGCGGAGCCCTCACTTGGCGGGGTATCTCCCCGAGCTGGAGGTGGTGAGCCAGGATCCCCAGCTCCCCCTGTGGCCCCTCGGCCCCGGGCTCCCAGTGCTGCTGACAGCAGATCCGGGGATGATGAAGACATCTTTCGAAGCAGGAGGTCATGGTGGAGCCCACGCAGGGCTGGAGGGCAGGCCTCCCAGGCTGAGGGTCCCCCTCCTAGCCCCCCTGGGCTTCCTGGTCCCCCAGGTTCATGGGGTGGCAAAGCTGCACGAAGCCCAGGCAGGTCTCCACAGCTGCCCTTGGCGCTGGCCTTGCGGTGACGAGTCTTGCCACGACGACTACGTCCTGGTGAGGGGGGGCCCTTAGGACACCCAGGAAGCCCCACCCCACTCAGGGCAGCATCAAGTTTAGGTAGCAAAGATTCAGTCTTGAGGATATCTGGCCTGGTAGGGGAGGGAAAGTACAAGTCTGAGATGAACAGATTGATAACTTGAAAGCCCTCCCCAACCTTGGGCAGTACAAAgtctatcccccccacccccccacagaTCATCTTCTGGGCATCCTTGGTCTCCACCCCTGTTTCTAGCACTCCCCCTGCCGATCTGCAGCCTCACCACTTGAGAACTCTGGTCCCACCTTTTACTGTGGGGTGACAGTTTCTGTGGGACATTCCTCTTCTTGATGAGCTTCTCCATAGTGTTCCCATGCAGGAGGCCTCGGGAAGGGTGTGACTTAAGCAGACCTGGGCATCTCCGCTCTAAAGCTTGTTCCCTCCTAAAGATAAGACACCTCAGTCTGGCATGTGATCAGAAAGGGGGACCCAGGCTCTGTAGGTTCTCTGTGTCACAGCTTCATGAGGACGAGATCTGATGCATGGGGCACATACAGTTACCTGAGCAGCTCCCTCTCCTTGAGCTCCAGCTGCAACATGAGGGCATTAAGCTCCATGTACAGGTTGTTGGCTCTCTCCAGCTTCCTTTCGTAGTGCTCCCGGATGTCCAAGGCGTGTCTGAAACAGAAGGGTCTCTGAGGTGAGCCAGCGTCACCTGGTGCTGTAATTAGTCCCAGTCTCTGGGAACTGGACCAGGGTCCCTGCTGGTGATGAAATCCCCTTcccagacacatgcacacacctgaGCTCCTCCCTCCTCCGCATCACCAGCTCCTCTTCTAGGCGGTGCAGACAGGTCCCTTCTgacttaattttttcaaagtgcAGCTTTACCTCTTCGCGCCACTCTGCCTAGGGGGTGAAAAGACAATGAGGGGTGAGGGACCTCCTTTGAGCACAGAGGGAGTAGGCACGGGACTGGCCAGGATGGGGTCTTAGCCCTCCTAAAAGCGAACCTACCATCCCTTCCACCCATCCCCACATCCCCTCAGAGGGCACACTTCTCTGCAGAGGGAGGGAGTTAAGGTGTCCCTTTTCCCGCCCACAGCACACCTGGGACTTAAAGTAAGTCTCCTGGGGTGTGGACAGGACGTCGGCTGAGGCGATGTCCAGGTGCAGCAGGATCTGACGGAACGATGGACGATTTCTTGGTTTGCTGTTCCTGGAGGGCATGGAGTTGGGGTGGAGGAGTGGAGACACAAATTTTAGGGATGACCAGAAAGGAACTAGAGCATCCTCTCCCCAGATGTGCCCTGGGGACCCTTCTGTTTCAGACAGACATCCGGGAGCACTACTCTTCCTGGAGAAGAGAACGCTAGAGTGTGCCCCGTGACCAGCTCCTTGGTCCACTGGCTCCGCTCTCCCATTAGCACATCAAAGTCCTGCAGTAGGGAAACCTATTTAATCCTTTTTCCGAACATCTTTTTCTGATTAATTCCATTCAGACAGACATGCTTGGGGAAATGGTAAACCAAAGGTGGGAAATCACCAACCTCCTTTCAGAGTCTAGGTTCCAAACAAGGCTCCAGGGCCCTCCCCTTCCTGGGTTCTAACGCAGCCCTCTTGCTCCAGCCACCCTGCTCCGGGGCTGTGCTGGCCCTTAGCAGGTGCACCCCAGCTGCTCTGGCCAGCCGGGATTGGGGTCCGTCTTATACAGACT
This genomic interval from Mustela erminea isolate mMusErm1 chromosome 6, mMusErm1.Pri, whole genome shotgun sequence contains the following:
- the MAP3K12 gene encoding mitogen-activated protein kinase kinase kinase 12 isoform X1, yielding MLLRDVTNGGSRGSSCVGLLRWVPKGERSSSGTSGGAVGGPDPHQASASEVRPQLTLRPSLYSPRAHGPPPHPGPEAMACLHETRTPSPSFGGFVSTLSEASMRKLDPDTSDCTPEKDLTPTQCVLRDVVPLGGQGGGGPSPSPGGEPPPEPFANSVLQLHEQDAGGPGGATGSPESRASRVRADEVRLQCQSGSGFLEGLFGCLRPVWTMIGKAYSTEHKQQQEDLWEVPFEEILDLQWVGSGAQGAVFLGRFHGEEVAVKKVRDLKETDIKHLRKLKHPNIITFKGVCTQAPCYCILMEFCAQGQLYEVLRAGRPVTPSLLVDWSMGIAGGMNYLHLHKIIHRDLKSPNMLITYDDVVKISDFGTSKELSDKSTKMSFAGTVAWMAPEVIRNEPVSEKVDIWSFGVVLWELLTGEIPYKDVDSSAIIWGVGSNSLHLPVPSSCPDGFKILLRQCWNSKPRNRPSFRQILLHLDIASADVLSTPQETYFKSQAEWREEVKLHFEKIKSEGTCLHRLEEELVMRRREELRHALDIREHYERKLERANNLYMELNALMLQLELKERELLRREQALERRCPGLLKSHPSRGLLHGNTMEKLIKKRNVPQKLSPHSKRPDILKTESLLPKLDAALSGVGLPGCPKGPPSPGRSRRGKTRHRKASAKGSCGDLPGLRAALPPHEPGGPGSPGGLGGGPSAWEACPPALRGLHHDLLLRKMSSSSPDLLSAALGARGRGATGGAGDPGSPPPARGDTPPSEGSAPGSTSPDSPGGAKGEPPPPVGPGDVVGLLGTGREGTAGRGGSRAGSQHLTPAALLYRAAVTRSQKRGISSEEEEGEVDSEVELPSSQRWPQGMNMRQSLSTFSSENPSDGEEGTASEPSPSGTPEVGSTNTDERPDERSDDMCSQGSEIPLDPPASEVVPGPEPSSRPIPHQDLPRGEQGPPTNEDSDCDSTELDNSNSGEALQPPASLPP
- the MAP3K12 gene encoding mitogen-activated protein kinase kinase kinase 12 isoform X2 codes for the protein MLLRDVTNGGSRGSSCVGLLRWVPKGERSSSGTSGGAVGGPDPHQASASEVRPQLTLRPSLYSPRAHGPPPHPGPEAMACLHETRTPSPSFGGFVSTLSEASMRKLDPDTSDCTPEKDLTPTHVLQLHEQDAGGPGGATGSPESRASRVRADEVRLQCQSGSGFLEGLFGCLRPVWTMIGKAYSTEHKQQQEDLWEVPFEEILDLQWVGSGAQGAVFLGRFHGEEVAVKKVRDLKETDIKHLRKLKHPNIITFKGVCTQAPCYCILMEFCAQGQLYEVLRAGRPVTPSLLVDWSMGIAGGMNYLHLHKIIHRDLKSPNMLITYDDVVKISDFGTSKELSDKSTKMSFAGTVAWMAPEVIRNEPVSEKVDIWSFGVVLWELLTGEIPYKDVDSSAIIWGVGSNSLHLPVPSSCPDGFKILLRQCWNSKPRNRPSFRQILLHLDIASADVLSTPQETYFKSQAEWREEVKLHFEKIKSEGTCLHRLEEELVMRRREELRHALDIREHYERKLERANNLYMELNALMLQLELKERELLRREQALERRCPGLLKSHPSRGLLHGNTMEKLIKKRNVPQKLSPHSKRPDILKTESLLPKLDAALSGVGLPGCPKGPPSPGRSRRGKTRHRKASAKGSCGDLPGLRAALPPHEPGGPGSPGGLGGGPSAWEACPPALRGLHHDLLLRKMSSSSPDLLSAALGARGRGATGGAGDPGSPPPARGDTPPSEGSAPGSTSPDSPGGAKGEPPPPVGPGDVVGLLGTGREGTAGRGGSRAGSQHLTPAALLYRAAVTRSQKRGISSEEEEGEVDSEVELPSSQRWPQGMNMRQSLSTFSSENPSDGEEGTASEPSPSGTPEVGSTNTDERPDERSDDMCSQGSEIPLDPPASEVVPGPEPSSRPIPHQDLPRGEQGPPTNEDSDCDSTELDNSNSGEALQPPASLPP
- the MAP3K12 gene encoding mitogen-activated protein kinase kinase kinase 12 isoform X3, whose product is MAHGPPPHPGPEAMACLHETRTPSPSFGGFVSTLSEASMRKLDPDTSDCTPEKDLTPTQCVLRDVVPLGGQGGGGPSPSPGGEPPPEPFANSVLQLHEQDAGGPGGATGSPESRASRVRADEVRLQCQSGSGFLEGLFGCLRPVWTMIGKAYSTEHKQQQEDLWEVPFEEILDLQWVGSGAQGAVFLGRFHGEEVAVKKVRDLKETDIKHLRKLKHPNIITFKGVCTQAPCYCILMEFCAQGQLYEVLRAGRPVTPSLLVDWSMGIAGGMNYLHLHKIIHRDLKSPNMLITYDDVVKISDFGTSKELSDKSTKMSFAGTVAWMAPEVIRNEPVSEKVDIWSFGVVLWELLTGEIPYKDVDSSAIIWGVGSNSLHLPVPSSCPDGFKILLRQCWNSKPRNRPSFRQILLHLDIASADVLSTPQETYFKSQAEWREEVKLHFEKIKSEGTCLHRLEEELVMRRREELRHALDIREHYERKLERANNLYMELNALMLQLELKERELLRREQALERRCPGLLKSHPSRGLLHGNTMEKLIKKRNVPQKLSPHSKRPDILKTESLLPKLDAALSGVGLPGCPKGPPSPGRSRRGKTRHRKASAKGSCGDLPGLRAALPPHEPGGPGSPGGLGGGPSAWEACPPALRGLHHDLLLRKMSSSSPDLLSAALGARGRGATGGAGDPGSPPPARGDTPPSEGSAPGSTSPDSPGGAKGEPPPPVGPGDVVGLLGTGREGTAGRGGSRAGSQHLTPAALLYRAAVTRSQKRGISSEEEEGEVDSEVELPSSQRWPQGMNMRQSLSTFSSENPSDGEEGTASEPSPSGTPEVGSTNTDERPDERSDDMCSQGSEIPLDPPASEVVPGPEPSSRPIPHQDLPRGEQGPPTNEDSDCDSTELDNSNSGEALQPPASLPP
- the MAP3K12 gene encoding mitogen-activated protein kinase kinase kinase 12 isoform X4; this translates as MACLHETRTPSPSFGGFVSTLSEASMRKLDPDTSDCTPEKDLTPTQCVLRDVVPLGGQGGGGPSPSPGGEPPPEPFANSVLQLHEQDAGGPGGATGSPESRASRVRADEVRLQCQSGSGFLEGLFGCLRPVWTMIGKAYSTEHKQQQEDLWEVPFEEILDLQWVGSGAQGAVFLGRFHGEEVAVKKVRDLKETDIKHLRKLKHPNIITFKGVCTQAPCYCILMEFCAQGQLYEVLRAGRPVTPSLLVDWSMGIAGGMNYLHLHKIIHRDLKSPNMLITYDDVVKISDFGTSKELSDKSTKMSFAGTVAWMAPEVIRNEPVSEKVDIWSFGVVLWELLTGEIPYKDVDSSAIIWGVGSNSLHLPVPSSCPDGFKILLRQCWNSKPRNRPSFRQILLHLDIASADVLSTPQETYFKSQAEWREEVKLHFEKIKSEGTCLHRLEEELVMRRREELRHALDIREHYERKLERANNLYMELNALMLQLELKERELLRREQALERRCPGLLKSHPSRGLLHGNTMEKLIKKRNVPQKLSPHSKRPDILKTESLLPKLDAALSGVGLPGCPKGPPSPGRSRRGKTRHRKASAKGSCGDLPGLRAALPPHEPGGPGSPGGLGGGPSAWEACPPALRGLHHDLLLRKMSSSSPDLLSAALGARGRGATGGAGDPGSPPPARGDTPPSEGSAPGSTSPDSPGGAKGEPPPPVGPGDVVGLLGTGREGTAGRGGSRAGSQHLTPAALLYRAAVTRSQKRGISSEEEEGEVDSEVELPSSQRWPQGMNMRQSLSTFSSENPSDGEEGTASEPSPSGTPEVGSTNTDERPDERSDDMCSQGSEIPLDPPASEVVPGPEPSSRPIPHQDLPRGEQGPPTNEDSDCDSTELDNSNSGEALQPPASLPP